DNA sequence from the Hyalangium minutum genome:
GTCTACCTCGCCGAGAAGAATGGGCAGCGTCGGGCGATCAAGGTGGCGCGGCACCGTGACGCCAGCGGGGACGACAAACAGACACACGCTCGATTGAAGCGCGAATTGACGGTTCTTTCGATGCTGGACCATCCGAACATCGTCGAGCTTTGTGGCCATGGGTACGCGGAAGCGGGCAATTTCTACCTTGCCCTTGAGTATGTGGACGGCTGGACGCTCGGCGAGTGGAAAGAGCGCAAGCACCCCACCTTTCACGAAATCTTGAGCGTCTTTGTGAAGATCGCCGAGGCCCTGCTCTACATGCACAGCCGGGGCATCCTTCACCGAGACTTGAAGCTCGCTAACGTGGTGATCCGGAAGAGCGACGGCAAGCCGATCATCATCGACTTTAGCTGCGCGACCTACACGCAAGCGGCGGACCTGACCGAGAGCGGATTGCCTCCCGGAACGGATCGGTTCCGCGCGCCCGAGCAGTTCAAGTTCCTGCGCGAGCACAGAGACGAGCACCGGGCACGGTACGCCTTCCAGGTGGCCGACGAGATCTTCGCAGTCGGCGCGATGCTCTACGAGCTGCTGACGGATCCGCGACCGACAGAAGCGCGCGCGCGGGAGACTCTGAACAACCCCTTCGACCCGCCTGCACCCGCGAGAGATCTGAATGCTCGCGTTCCCGAAGCGCTCAGCGACCTAGTCGAGAGCATCCTTTCGCGCGATCCCAACCTGCGACCCGTCGATACCGAGGCACTTCGGCGCGAGCTGGCCGAGCTTGAGGCAGATCCGGGAGCTGACTACCAAGCGCCCGCGCATCCCCCGTCAGAGCAGCGGCAGCCCCAGCCGGTCGGTCAGAAACCGGGCCGATGGAGCAAGCTGCGTGCGTTGGGCGGCAGGGTGGTTGCCGACGTTCGCCGCTTGGGGAAGGTGCTCGCGGCAGGCGCGGTTGCTGCTGTCGTGCTCGCTGCTGTCGTGGCTCTCTGGATGCTCCCCAGTGCGCAGACGCTCCCAAGCGCCGCGCCTGCCGCCCGTCACACCTGCCCCTGATATGTCACCTGCCCCCGCGCCTGTGGTGGTCACAGGTCCGGCCCTCGCCCCAGAACAAAAGGAAGGTGCAACAGTGAAGACACAGCCACCCGAAGCCCCGAAGCAAGCACGCAGCTCGCGCGAGCGCGGGCAAAAGGCTCCCCCAAGCGCGGACGTATGCAAGGGGCTGTCGCTAGCCGCTGCCTTCGCTCTCGGGTGCACCGGGGTTCCCGTCAAGCCCGATCCGTTTACCTGCCCCGAAGGCGCTCAGCGTGCGATGCGCGAGCTTCACTGGAACGACGGCGATCGCTTGAGTCTTCTGATCGACGACCGGCACGGGGTGGAGGAGAACCTTTGGTTGCGCCCGGGTGACACGGTCGTCGGGGTTGTTCCGGAGTACGCGCGCGGGCAGAAGGCAGCCCCTCCAGGAACACGCTTTCTCGGGGGGAAGGTGTACGTCGTGCCCGAGAAGACGGCGAGCGGTCACCCGGGTCGAATCATCGTGAAGTACGAGCGCGTGAAGCTGCCGCGTCAAGACGAACTGCCCGTCTGCTTTGTCGTCGACACGACCGCCGACGAGTTGAAAGACGGTGCCGGTAGAACCGCGAATGGCGACGCTGGACTCGCGGTCGACTGGTGGCCTTGAGAGTACCCCCGCAGGTTGACCTAGCGGGTAGGCGGTCAAAATCGGCCGGTTTTGAGCGGGACGCTATCCGACCTAGCAGGGCGTTCAAACCGGCCCCATCTAGTGGGTAAGTAAGCTTGTCTCGCGCTGGCATGGTGCCCGCGCGATCGAGAGGAGGATCGAGCATGTCAGCAATCGAGTTCAGGCTTCCCAAGGGGGCGATTCTGTTCTCCAAGGGCGGGTTTTCTTACGAGTTCCGCGCGGACTTGGGCGAGGCGCATCACGGCCTGAGCCTCTTTCTCGCGCGGCGTCGCACGCCGGAAGGGCACCCTCGCGGGAAGGTGCTGCTCAAGGCGGTCGGGAGTCCGCGCGGCGGGGCTCAGGAAGGGCGGCGCTTCGACAAGGCACGGGCGAAGCTCGAAGAGCAAGTGCGTCTCGCGACGTACCTTCAGCACCCGGGCATCCTCCGTGTTCACGATCTGCACAAGACCGAATCGGCTTGGTACGTGATCACCGACCATCCGGCCGGGCAGGATCTTGACGACCTGATGGGACTCGCGACCGAACTAGACCGATGGTTCTCGCCCTTCTTCACGCTGTACGTTGGCGCGGCAGTCGCGAGTGCCCTTGAGCATGCGCACAATACAACGGACGACAAGGGGAACCCGCTCGGTATCGTCCACCGGGCGATCGACTTGGGGCACATCTTCGTCGACTGGGAGGGTCGCGTTCAGGTCTCCGACTTCGGGCTCGCACTCTCCACACTGCCGGGCCGCGTCGCCTCCACCGTCCGCCGCCCGCAGGGAGATAGCTACTTCGCGTCGCCGGAAATGCTGCTAGGCGGCAAGGTGGATGCACGCTCGGATCTCTTCGCGCTCGGGCTCGTCATGCTCGAAATGTCCACAGGGAGGAGCCTGCTCGATACCGATATGGGTGTCTCCGACGCGGCAAAGGCGGCACTCTCGAAGAAGCAGCTCGCCCGCGTGAAGCGCGCGATCAAGCGCGCCAAACTGGCCGGGTGTGAGCCGACGATCGAGCAGACGATTTGGCGCGCGGCGACCTATACGCAGGGCGACATTGACGCGGTTACAGCGAAGCTCCCCGAGAACCTGCGCGTGCCGCTGAGCAGGCTCCTTCAGCACGACGCGGCAGCGCGCTATCAGTCGGCGGGAGAGCTGGCGACCGAGCTGCGCGGCTGGCTCTCACAGGTGGACTTTGGCAAGTCTCAAGCTGCCGCCGAGCTGAAGAAGCTGAAGGCGGACGCGGGCGCGGTCATGGTCGACTTGGAGTTGCAGCGCACGGACGACAGCGCGTCGGCCTGAGCGCCCCCCGGTGCCGGTCCCCGCTGCCCTGGGGCCGGTTGGGTCGTAGCAGCGCCCCGCCATGTTGCGTCTATGTCGCGTGAGAGCGCGGAATGGGCTGGAACGGGGCGGGACTACAGGGGATGCGGCGGGATCTCGATTCCAAGTCGTTCCGGGCGGTTGCGAGGTAAGGGCGCGATTCCGCTGGGAGTTTCGCACCGTCCGGAGCGGGTTCGATTCCCGCCGCCTCCATCCCGCGAATTCCCATCAGCACCGTCACCAGCACGTTTGCCGACGCCACCCGCTCCACCTGTTCCACCAGCTGCCGCACCGCCGGATCCGGGCCCACCCTCCCGTGGAAGCACGCCGACTCCGCCGCCCGCCACCGCGGATCGAAGCGCACCTCCGTCTCCCCACCTGCAGCACCCTGTTCAGCGGCACCTCCGCCTCGTACAGCCGCCCCCTTCAGGTACGTGGCGTTGGTGGAGCTCAAGTCCCTCAAGCCTCCGTTATCGGCGAGCTAGGCGCGGGAGCGGGAGGCCCGGGCTCATCGGTGAGCCCTGATGACTGGAGGCGGCCCAGGGAAAACCCCAGGTGGCCAGGACTCACCGGTCAGCTCTCTCGAACAGCCCCACATTGCTGGAATCGCGCATGCGGCCAAGTCTCACCAGTGAGACTTTTGGAACAGTCCCCACCACCGGGAACCGGCATGCGGCCAAGTCTCACCAGTGAGACTTTTGGAACAGCGGCGCATCAGCGGGGAGCGCGACGGGCCCAGTCCACGATCGTGGACTGTCCCAGTCGTGTGCGGCGAAGACTCACGCCTGTCGATTCAAGGGGTTGGCCGCTTGTGGCTGCCTCGCGCCTCATGCCCCTTGCCCGTAACCCCTCGGCCTTCCAGCGCTTTTCTACGACAGTCTCCCAACGTAGACGAATCGTCCACGATCGTGGACTGTCTTCGGGGGTGGCTCATCACAAGCGCCTGTTTTTACTCGGACTCAGGCCGTGGCACTCCGCGTGCTCTAGGGCCCTGCAACCGCAACGTCAAGCGGCCGGGGACGCAGGGTGCGTCTCCCAGGAGAACCCCTCTCATGTTCACTCTGTTCAAGAGCAAGGAAGCCACCCGCGCCGTTCCCGAGGCCCCCTTCGTCCACCGCGCCATCCCGGACGACATCACCCTGGAGCAGCTGGGCTCCGAGCTGCGCCAACTGTTCGCCCAGGAGAACTCCAACCACCACCGCATGGGGGAGATCTACAACCACATCGTCGAGAAGAAGCTGGCGGAGGCGGCCGGCTACAAGGACTCGACGGAGTACTTCCGCAAGGAGTTGGCGGACCTGTCCGTGGCGTCGCTGAAGATGTACGGGGCGGTGGCGGAGAGCTTCAGCGAGCCGGTGGCGCGGCGCTTCGGCGTCACGTGCCTGTCGGTGCTGCTCACCTACGCGGAGGCCACCGGGCTGGAGCTCAACCACGAGGAGCCGGGCCCCACCCCCATCGAGGTGCCGGACGAGCACGGGAACGTGGCGGTGCAGCCGTTCGGCGCGTGCAGCGTGGACCAGATGCGCCGGGCCCTGCAGCGCAAGCGCCGGCCCACCTCCACCAAGCCCCTGCCGCCGGAGAAGGTGGCGCTGGCCGAGCAGTACTCCGCGGCGGTGGCACAGCGCTTCCCCAAGGGCAAGGGCACCCAGTTGAAGGTCAAGCTGCGCAACCAGAAGGGCAAGGCAGTGCTCGACATCCAGGGCATCCCCCTGGAGCAGATCCTCCAGCTCGTTGAAGCGCTCTCCGCCGAGCTGCCTCCGGTGAGCACCGGAGAGAAGGCGCCGGTGCAGCCGTCCTGATGTTCCGTCCGTGAGTCATGGCCCCGCGTTCCAGAAGCTCGGGACGCGGGGCCTCCTTCTCCCCGGGCTACCTGAGGCTGCCCTCATGTCCGACGCGTTCCTGCCCGCGCTGTTTCCCGGCTACGCCCGCAGCGTGCAGTGCCAGCACATCTTCCTCGACATAAAAGTGTCGTCCGGAGAGAGGAAATGCTGGAGCCAGCAGCCTGAGCGTCCCTACTCTTGGGATAAAACGCCTACATGGCTCAGCATCTCATCAGTGCAGGGACGGATATCGCCTGTGTGGGCATCTGGGATGCGGGACTTGCCCCATCGGCACGTCCGATTGGGGACAAGGATCTGGCTGCGAGCGCGGAGCGCGGCGAGGTTCTTCCAATACAAACACACGCGGACGGAACATACCTGTTGAGAATCCACGTGGATGAGCCGTACGTGCCACCTCCTGCACAGCGATTCGAGACGATGGGTCGAGAGTTCGGGCTGAACCTCGGCTCGGGCACTGCGCTCGTCGGCGGGTGTGAGGATTTCCGAAACCCACGCCCGCAGATCACTTTTGCTGCGGACCGATTCCATGTGGAGCCTTCCTGGTATCGGGTGCAGGTTCATCTGAACCGGACAGACCCAGAACTGCTCGAGCGGCTCGCTCACAGGGAAGCAGAGACGGCCTTGAGCGAAGAGGAGAACGTGCGCTATCGCCAACTCGGAAAGGACCAACACCGGGCGCTCTTCTTGGGGCTGGGAGCTCTGGGAACTGCCATCTTGTCCGGTGTGATTCGAGGCACTGCCGGTGTCATGGGCGGAGGCGTTGCCGTGCTGCTGGCAGGGGCGGCTTTCGCGTTTGCTCGCCGCGCCAAGAAGGCCGGCTACGACTCGCTGCATGCTCGCTATCAGACCGCGCTCGCCGCCGCGCATGAGCCAGATGTTGTGCTCGTACTACACCGCACGGGTGAACCCATTCCAGGCGGATCCGTCGACTTGGAGGCCACGGCTTCGTGACGCGAGGCCCTCTGGTACACAGTTCATCGAGGTCCTGACCCGCTCCTCTATGGAAGCGGCGGTAATCGAAACTGCGGCTTCCAGTTCTGGGAACTCCTCTCGCCGTGAATCTGCGAGCTTCTCACCACGGCTTGGGCCCGCCCCTTCGGGCCTCAGAAAAATGGGTCGGCGTGGCGTGTGTCGCGCGGGCTAGGGCAAGCGGACGCCGCGCTCGGCCTCGAAATGGCGCCGCCAGCGCGCCCGCAGGTTGCTTTGAGGCACTCCGTGAGGCTCGTCGAGGAACTCGGCGGCGAGGATGCGGTCGGTTCGAAAGTGCCGGAAGGTCGATCGAAGCTCGCACCAGGCGGCGAGCAGCCGCACCGTCTCGGCATAGCCGATGACGACGGGCCAGATCGTCCGCTCGCTCTCCCGGCCATGGTCGTCCCGATAGCGGATGTGGATCTTCCGCCCGCTGCGGATCCACGCGCGGGTGCGGGCCATGTCCAGCCCATCCACGGCGGCGCTCATGGGCGGCGGGGCGCCGATGGTCGGCTCGGCGATGAACGGGCGCAGCCGTTCCGGCACGACCGCGGCGATCTTGGCCACGAGGTCTCGCGCCGCGCTCGCGAGCTCGGCGTCGCTTCGCTCGGCGACCCACTGCGCGCCGAGCACCGCGGCCTCGAGCTCAGCGGGCGTGAGCATCAACGGCGGCATGTCGAAGTCGCGCTCAAGTACGTAGCCCAACCCCGCCTCGCCGCGGATCGGCACCCGCTGTCCGATGAGGTCCGCGAC
Encoded proteins:
- a CDS encoding serine/threonine protein kinase, with amino-acid sequence MIARLIRLPWGAVIDGWHVLKELGDGGFAVVYLAEKNGQRRAIKVARHRDASGDDKQTHARLKRELTVLSMLDHPNIVELCGHGYAEAGNFYLALEYVDGWTLGEWKERKHPTFHEILSVFVKIAEALLYMHSRGILHRDLKLANVVIRKSDGKPIIIDFSCATYTQAADLTESGLPPGTDRFRAPEQFKFLREHRDEHRARYAFQVADEIFAVGAMLYELLTDPRPTEARARETLNNPFDPPAPARDLNARVPEALSDLVESILSRDPNLRPVDTEALRRELAELEADPGADYQAPAHPPSEQRQPQPVGQKPGRWSKLRALGGRVVADVRRLGKVLAAGAVAAVVLAAVVALWMLPSAQTLPSAAPAARHTCP
- a CDS encoding serine/threonine protein kinase, coding for MSAIEFRLPKGAILFSKGGFSYEFRADLGEAHHGLSLFLARRRTPEGHPRGKVLLKAVGSPRGGAQEGRRFDKARAKLEEQVRLATYLQHPGILRVHDLHKTESAWYVITDHPAGQDLDDLMGLATELDRWFSPFFTLYVGAAVASALEHAHNTTDDKGNPLGIVHRAIDLGHIFVDWEGRVQVSDFGLALSTLPGRVASTVRRPQGDSYFASPEMLLGGKVDARSDLFALGLVMLEMSTGRSLLDTDMGVSDAAKAALSKKQLARVKRAIKRAKLAGCEPTIEQTIWRAATYTQGDIDAVTAKLPENLRVPLSRLLQHDAAARYQSAGELATELRGWLSQVDFGKSQAAAELKKLKADAGAVMVDLELQRTDDSASA
- a CDS encoding helix-turn-helix transcriptional regulator; this translates as MLSAGNRPMRRADRLFQIIQILRRSGSPVTAGALAAELEVSKRSVYRDVADLIGQRVPIRGEAGLGYVLERDFDMPPLMLTPAELEAAVLGAQWVAERSDAELASAARDLVAKIAAVVPERLRPFIAEPTIGAPPPMSAAVDGLDMARTRAWIRSGRKIHIRYRDDHGRESERTIWPVVIGYAETVRLLAAWCELRSTFRHFRTDRILAAEFLDEPHGVPQSNLRARWRRHFEAERGVRLP